The region GCCGAATTGCCCGCCAACTGAGAAATCCATGTTTCCCTGAAGTGAAACCCAAAAAGTACCGGAGCTTAACTCAATTGGAGTTGTGAATGTAATTGTTAAAGAACCTGTTGCTGCACCATCAGAAGGAACCACATTTAATAATTCAGCAACTACACTGCCAGGTAAACCAGCATTGTTTTGATAAAACCATACATTTGCAGAAGCTACCGGACCAGTACCATTCCAATATGTTCCAACTATTTCCATAGAAGTAATCGACCAGGTTTCACCAGATGGTACCACAAAATCATCCGCTGCCTGATTATCAAAAGCATCATTAGATGCTTCGAAATTTTGAGATGAAAAGGCATTTGTACCAATTCCAGCCATCTGATCATAAAGAACAGCGTCTGAGGGAATAGTATTAATAGACTTTGTTTGACCAAACAATGTTGGCGAGTTTTGTGCAAAGATAACTGTGTTAATTGCACAAAACATCAAAAGAACAGAAAGAGATTTGAACATAAACAACTCCTTAACATTAGTGGATTAGTAATTATTATAATCAGAAGATTCTGATTTCTAAAATTAAGATTGTAAAAAAGAAATTTTATTGCAAGTATTTATTTAATTATTTCTGCTTTATACTTTCAAATAAATATATTTCTTTACAATTTCCGTATGAAAAAATAATAATATTGTTATGAAATGCCCTGCATGTAAATATGATATGATCATTTTGGAGCTCAATAAAGTTGAGATTGATTACTGTACCAACTGTAAAGGGATTTGGTTAGACTCAGGTGAGCTTGATTTACTATATCATAATTCTAACTTAACAATTGTTAGTGAACTATTTGCAAAAAGCAAAAATAATTCAGAACATAAAATAAGATGCCCAGTTTGTATGAAAAAAATGGAAAAAGTTGAATTCGGACAAACCAGAATTCTTTTAGATAGATGCAAAAACAATCATGGATATTGGTTTGATAAAGGTGAGTTAAAATCATTATTGGAATCAGACCTTGAAAGCAATTCTGAATTAATTGAATTATTCAAAGAGATTTTTGGTTAGTAAGAAGTAAAGACTAATGAGAAATATTGCTATAATATTAAGAGCCGGTTTCGTAATGAAAATATTGAGATTGTGGAATAATCAGCTTTTATCAGACAGAATAAGGTTTTCTGTCTTTTGATTATTAGAATAGTTTTCAGAAGTCTGTAACAGTTAAAAACATTTTTCAAATTAATCGGAGGCAGTAATGCTCTACTTTATTATTTTCATAATTATCATCCTTTTAATAGGAATGTATTTTGTTTCCATTTATAATTCACTTGTTGGACTGCGTAACAGAGTCAAGAATGCCTGGTCGCAGATTGATGTTCAATTAAAAAGAAGACACGATCTTATTCCTAATCTTATCGAGACAGTAAAAGGCTATATGACACACGAGCGCCAGATTATGGAAAACATAACAAAGTATCGTAGTCAGGCAATTGATGCAAATACTGTTGGAGAAAAAGCTGCTGCTGAAGGTCTATTAAGCGGTGCGCTCGGACAGCTGCGTGTGCAGGTTGAAAATTATCCTGATTTAAAAGCCAATCAGAATTTTTTGGCATTGCAAGAAGAATTGACCTCAACTGAAAATAAAATTTCTTTTGCACGTCAAGCATATAATGATCAGGTTCTTTTTTTTAATAATAAGATTCAGATGTTTCCTTCCAATATTATTGCCGGAATGTTTTCATTTAAAGAAGAGGAATTTTTTGAAGTTGAAGACAAAACTGAAAAGGAAGTTCCAAAAGTTAGTTTTAATTAATCAAAGCATTTAACAAGTATGTGGGAGCTTATACAAGCTAACAGAAGAAAATCTGTTTTCATCTTTTTTGGAATGGGTTTATTAT is a window of Ignavibacterium sp. DNA encoding:
- a CDS encoding LemA family protein, which codes for MLYFIIFIIIILLIGMYFVSIYNSLVGLRNRVKNAWSQIDVQLKRRHDLIPNLIETVKGYMTHERQIMENITKYRSQAIDANTVGEKAAAEGLLSGALGQLRVQVENYPDLKANQNFLALQEELTSTENKISFARQAYNDQVLFFNNKIQMFPSNIIAGMFSFKEEEFFEVEDKTEKEVPKVSFN
- a CDS encoding zf-TFIIB domain-containing protein → MKCPACKYDMIILELNKVEIDYCTNCKGIWLDSGELDLLYHNSNLTIVSELFAKSKNNSEHKIRCPVCMKKMEKVEFGQTRILLDRCKNNHGYWFDKGELKSLLESDLESNSELIELFKEIFG